The genomic segment AGGCAACTTAGCGGTCGCCATGGCGACCGGCGGCAAAATATTCGGCATCTGCAACATTTTTCGGTTTTCCATCCAATCCAAAGACAGCATCTACGAAAGCATGCTATGGGCGGGCGGCGGATTTCTGCTCCTGCTCGCCGCGTACCTGCTGTTCGAATTCGTCACGCCGGTATTCCGGATCGACGAGGAGATCGGCAAGGACAATCGCGCGGTGGGATTTATCTCCCTGCTGCTGTCCGTATCGCTTTCCTATATTATCGGCGCGGCGGTGACGCTGGACTGACAGCGGCCGCCGCAGGAGGTTTCGTATGAAGTATTTATGGGGAACGCTGTTCGCGCTTGCGGCCCTTTTCTTTATTTTAGGCATCGTCTATATGGTGAGGGAGGGTTAAAGCCGTGGCTGCCAACGTAATTATTTGCCCCTGGTGTCAATCCGAGATTATTCAGGAACCGGGCGAGGAGCCGGACAAGTACTGTCCGGTCTGCGACAATGAGCTAAGCGGGTACCGGACGCTTCGCTTCGGTCTGGGAGAAGAAGAGCCGGAAGAGGACGAAGAGGAAGAAGCGGAGGACGACTCGCGTTACGGACGCCCGGGTCGGCGCGGCCTGCCCGAAGA from the Cohnella hashimotonis genome contains:
- a CDS encoding DUF350 domain-containing protein is translated as MNEPSSIDRLLSHPAVAIPAYFSVGILMLIICLYCFERVTKYECWQEIRKGNLAVAMATGGKIFGICNIFRFSIQSKDSIYESMLWAGGGFLLLLAAYLLFEFVTPVFRIDEEIGKDNRAVGFISLLLSVSLSYIIGAAVTLD